A single Lolium perenne isolate Kyuss_39 chromosome 6, Kyuss_2.0, whole genome shotgun sequence DNA region contains:
- the LOC127308166 gene encoding uncharacterized protein: MASQQHSPAAKKKKKKSPSLPPTTISGLDQDILHEIFVRLPSLPSLVRAAFTCHTFLDAVRSSPAFRRRFRALHCSPVLGHFIDNQELTLIPNFLPLRRRSDPDLGAVLRGADFFLTRLPDDDDAFRGWSIHDCRDGFLVLGNWSADQMAVYNPLTRTMDLFPLPPREDFDPDGLYFDFHILPSEEDHRSFRLVCVRHGEIGARALVLSSDTSKWQNFPWVRINGFWPENGTMVNGCIYWTTGVPNDARVLNTATMHFSRIHLPPRRANTTWKAGETKDGRLCMACVPLEVQAQRPLDVWFWRADGDGVERWMLDKSLPMQELAEIVQCHIDDDNARVQLNAVAIIDGFIYLSVHCGRWQHHHPTFWFLSFCLETGVLNKLGRVLGAASHPYIMPWPRSLVHNKLSSSSS, from the exons ATGGCATCTCAGCAACACTCGCcggcggcgaagaagaagaagaagaaatccCCATCACTACCTCCTACCACCATAAGCGGCCTTGACCAAGACATTCTGCACGAGATCTTCGTccgcctcccctctctccccagcCTCGTCCGCGCCGCCTTCACTTGCCACACCTTCCTCGATGCCGTTCGTTCGTCCCCCGCCTTCCGCCGCCGCTTCCGCGCCCTCCACTGCTCCCCAGTCCTAGGTCACTTTATCGACAACCAAGAACTCACCCTTATCCCTAACTTCCTACCTCTCCGCCGCCGCTCCGACCCAGACCTTGGGGCTGTCCTCCGTGGGGCCGATTTCTTCCTCACCCGCCTCCCAGATGACGATGATGCATTCCGCGGGTGGTCAATCCACGACTGCCGCGACGGATTCCTTGTTCTCGGCAACTGGAGCGCCGACCAGATGGCCGTCTACAACCCGCTCACGCGTACCATGGATCTGTTTCCCCTGCCGCCGCGCGAGGACTTCGATCCCGATGGCTTGTATTTTGATTTCCACATCCTGCCCTCAGAAGAAGACCACCGGTCATTCCGCCTTGTGTGTGTCCGGCACGGCGAAATTGGGGCGCGAGCTCTTGTCTTATCATCGGACACCAGCAAGTGGCAGAATTTTCCATGGGTACGCATCAACGGGTTCTGGCCTGAGAACGGCACCATGGTGAATGGTTGCATCTATTGGACCACTGGAGTGCCAAATGACGCCCGTGTGCTCAACACCGCTACGATGCACTTCTCCCGAATTCATCTGCCGCCGCGGAGAGCGAATACAACATGGAAGGCTGGTGAGACCAAGGATGGAAGGCTATGTATGGCATGCGTACCGCTGGAAGTCCAAGCCCAACGCCCGCTTGATGTTTGGTTCTGGAGAGCTGATGGCGATGGTGTTGAGAGATGGATGCTGGATAAGTCACTTCCGATGCAGGAGCTTGCTGAGATCGTTCAGTGTCACATCGATGATGATAATGCTAGAGTTCAACTGAATGCTGTGGCGATTATCGACGGTTTTATCTATTTGTCTGTTCATTGTGGGAGGTGGCAGCATCATCATCCAACTTTCTGGTTCCTATCCTTCTGCCTGGAAACAGGGGTCCTGAATAAGCTTGGTCGTGTCCTTGGTGCTGCATCCCATCCATATATCATGCCGTGGCCTCGTTCTTTGGTGCACAACAAG CTAAGCAGTTCGTCCAGTTGA